The nucleotide sequence CTGCAATTTTACCTCTACCCCCTGCCAATGCTAAAAACACTCCTGCAGCACTGGTAAAACTTTGATCTAAATTTATTGTTGTAGTAGCTGCATTCAATTCCAAAACAGGTACAGAAGCTGTTCCAAAATTATTAAAATTAACAAATCCTCCAGAAGTAGAAGTAGTAGCTACCAAAATCCCAGCCCCAGCATAACCTGTATCTAATAAAGGATTTGTATTTGTAGGTTTTTGACAAAGAATAGTGACGTTTGCAGCTCCTGAATTTAAATTCAAAGTCCCCAAATTATTCAATTTACCACCCTTAATAGTCAAAGCTGCTCCAGTATGAGTTACAGTCAATACATTTCCAACTGCAATATTTAAGACACCTTGAGAAGTAAGCGCACTACTCCCAGTAACAGTACTTCCTAATGTCAATTGTTTAATTGTTGTGCTAGCTACATCGTAATTACACACCCCTTCATTAATATTAACTATATCCCCAAGATTATTACCCGGAACAGTACCAGGAGTATCTGGAGCCGAAGTCCAATTTGCAGGGTCAGACCAGTTTCCTGTAGTACCTCCTACCCATGTATAAGTAGCTTGTGCCCATACATTATTTGCGAACATCCCGCAAACCAAAACCATAAAAACAGCCATTACCGTTTTCTTTTTTCCAAAAATGTAATTTTTTTTCATAATTAATTATTTAAATTATTAGTTGATAAAAAACAGTCTCCTACTAACCAACTGTAAGCCTCTATTTTTCAAAAGAAAAAGCGAAACTCATTCCCCAGTTAACCAAACGATACCATTCCTTTTACTCCCTACAAAATTGATTAATTAATCATAATTAAAAATCTACATATGGTTTTTAAAACAGAATAAATGGTCTTTTTACAGCCTCAAAACTGAAATCAGCCTGAACAAAATGACCATATAAAAAATCCCCTTCGCTCACACGAAAGGGACTGTCCTATAAATAAGTTTTTTAAAACTAATTACGAATTCTTCAAATTGATGATTTCTTGTTCTGTTAGCAATCTCCAGTTACCTCTTGGCAAGTTTTTCTTAGTCAAACCTGCAAAAGCAACACGGTCAATACGCAACACATCATAATTAAAATGCTCGAAGATGGAACGAACCACTTTCACGTTAGATGAACGCAATTTCAATCCTATTTCGCTTTTCGCCTCTCCTTCAATATAACTTACTTCTTCTACAAAAACGCGGTGACCATCAAGAACCAAACCTTTCGAGATTTTTTCCAAATCTTCAAACTTCAAGTTTTTATCTAGCGATACTTGGTAAATTTTAGATGATTTATTCGTTGGCAAACTAAACTTCCGAATCATGTCCGTATCGTTTGTAAACAACAATAAACCAGTAGTGTTCTTATCCATACGCCCCACGGCACCAATTTTTGCTGTAGTCGAACCTTTTACCAACTCCAATACATTACGGAATTCCTGACCTTCATCAAAAGCCGTTGTAAAGTTCTTAGGCTTGTTCAATAAGATATATACTTTTTTCTCAGGAGTCAATTTCACTCCGTCAAAATTCACTTCAT is from Flavobacterium sp. NG2 and encodes:
- a CDS encoding pseudouridine synthase, translating into MNNKQGSNRGGSSRPGGSRTNSNKPTRGGAERSAAKPAMQKRAQGPKKAKVNTKVVEEEAAKAKKPNQAPKRQKEKDEIRLNKYIANSGVCSRRDADIYIQSGNVKVNGIPVTEMGYLVKPTDEVNFDGVKLTPEKKVYILLNKPKNFTTAFDEGQEFRNVLELVKGSTTAKIGAVGRMDKNTTGLLLFTNDTDMIRKFSLPTNKSSKIYQVSLDKNLKFEDLEKISKGLVLDGHRVFVEEVSYIEGEAKSEIGLKLRSSNVKVVRSIFEHFNYDVLRIDRVAFAGLTKKNLPRGNWRLLTEQEIINLKNS